From a single Nicotiana tomentosiformis chromosome 2, ASM39032v3, whole genome shotgun sequence genomic region:
- the LOC138904625 gene encoding uncharacterized protein, with translation MSAPPGNWEGQSNAWPPLFKGQYYSWWKNRMRDHVIENDYELWDIVTDDPLDTLKKNIEGVDVPKTRADCTIEDLKKWEKNAKAKKWLVCGLSPEEYSRIQSCTIAKQIWDTL, from the coding sequence atgagtgcaccacctggaaactgggaagggcaatccaatGCTTGGCCACCACTCTTTAAAggccagtactactcttggtggaaaaatcGGATGAGAGATCACGTTATAGAAAatgactatgagctatgggatatTGTCACCGATGATCCACTGGATACCTTGAAGAAAAATATTGAAGGGGTagatgtgccaaagacaagagcggattgcactattgaggacttgaagaaatgggagaagaatgctaaagccaagaaatggcttgtttgtggacttagtCCAGAGGAGTACAgcagaatccaaagttgtaccatTGCTAAGCAAATTTGGGATACATTAtaa